ACCGCTTTCGCCAACTATGGCTAAGGTTTCGCTACGATATAATTTTAAGCTTGAACCTCTTACTGCGGTAAGCGTCCTGCCTCTTAGATTAAATTGAACTACCAAGTCTTTAATTTCCAAAATGACGTCTTTGTCGCAGGAATCTTGTTCTATTTCGATTTGTTCTTCGTCTTGACTTTGCTCTGTTTCGGTTTGTTGTTCGCCTTGACTTTGCTCTATTTCGATTTGTTCTTCGTCTTGATTTTGCTCTGTTTTGGCTTTAACTTCGTCTTGATTTTGTTTTGTTTGTTGTTCTTCTATGTTCATAATATTCACCTCTTACACGTGATTTTTGGGGTCGGACGCATCTGCGAAACGATTGCCCAAAACATAGAATGAAATTGTTATAATCGACAAAATCAAAGTGGGAAACCATAATTGATAGGAGTGGAAACGGAATACCGCTCTACCCGTGCTTATTAAGTCGCCTAGCGACACTACCGAAGTACCCGGTAAACCTAAACCGATATAACCTAAGAAAACTTCCGAACCAATGGTCATAGGTATAGTTAACGCAGTTTGCATAATAATCAAGCTAACTAGATTAGGAAGAATATTCTTAGATAAAATGCGTCCTAGCGGAGTGCCTAAACAACGACTTGCGATGTTATACTCGCTTCGCCTTATAGCAACGACCTTGTTGCGAATAAACATTGCAACCGACAGCCAACCCGTCACGCACATAGCTAGAACTATCGTCCAAAAACCCGGAGTAAATATATAGGTAAATAAAACTAGATATATTGTCTGTGGTATATTGACTAAAACGTTGTAAATTTCGGTCATTATTCTATCCATTTTTTCAACGTATCCCCAAAGAGCGCCCATAATTACGCCGATGGTGATGTCAAAAAACGCTACTACAAAACCTAGCAAAAGCGAAGTTCTTGTGCCGTACCAAGTACGTGTCCACATATCTCGCCCTAAGTTGTCAGTTCCAAAGATATGTTCTGCGCTAGGCGCGTTGTTAGCTAGCTCGGGATTATTAATGATTGTAGGCGCTATGGGGTCTACCGAAGTAAACATCGGGTAAAAGAACGCCATAAGCACAAACAATCCGGCTAAAATTACTAATGTTTTAGAAATAGGGCTTTTAAAGAACGTTCTTATTGTAGACCGCCAGTAAGAATAATTGGAATAGCCTATATTGTCAGCTTCTTTTTCGTTAAACCCGGCTTTTTCAAACATAGATTCGGTTAACTTAACTTGGAGATTCATCATAACGCTTTAACCTCCTTTTTTGCCTTTCTTTTACTGCTTGAAGTAAGCTGTATGCGAGGGTCAATTATGGCCATAGCTATATCGCCCAAAAATACGCCGACAATGCCTAGTATTGAGAATAGTAGAACTAATATTTGTACTACGTTGTTATCCATTTCTTGTATAGCCTTGACTAATAGTCCGCCCATGCCGGGTATGCTATACAAACTCTCGATTACAAGAGAGCCTGATATAGTTAGTAGTAGTTGAGTTGGAAAATACTGTACTAGCGGAACAAGGGCGTTACGCAAAATGTGGCTGTTCATAATTTTTCGTTCGCTCAACCCTTTTGCCCTAGCAAATTTAACGTAATCTCTATTTTCCTCGTCTACCATAAATCGCCTTAGCCATACCGCATACCAAGCTATGCTAGACAGCGATAACGATATAACAGGCAGTACCCAAGTCGCAGGGTTGCTATCGCTAAATGTCATAGGTATTCCAAACCATCTAGTGAAATATACTTGAATAAAGAATAGATAAATCAAACTAGGTATTGCTCTTACCGCTACTACATAACCCGTACCAAGTAAGTCTGGCAGTTTGTCTTTATTTTTTGCCATAGATATGCCCATAAAGAAGCCCAGCGCCATAGAAATAACCATACTTACTCCGCCGAAAGCTAAGGAATATGGCACTCTTTCGGCGAGTAAATCGACAATAGGCTTGTGAATTTTGTCAACACGCAATACTTCGCCTAAGTCGCCTTGAAATAAATTGACAAAGAATTTGCCAAAGAGAACAAAGGGATTGCCTTTTACGCCTATATCTATTAAATATTGTTCTCTCTCAAACTCGGTCATATTAAACAAGTCGTCCCTTGTAAAGTAACCGTCGGTTGGCATCAATCTAAGTAGCATAAATACTACAAAAATTATTATTATGATTGATATTAAAGACTGTAACAGCCTTTTTATTGTGTATTTAAACATATTAAACCGTTATTAATTAGCGCCGTTTAACGCAGCGAGCGCATCGTTAAATTCTTTTTCATATTTTTTGTATTCTTCGGTAGTTAAAGGTTCTTCTTGCGTATCCATCCATCTATAAGAGAAACGACTTAAACCAAAACCTCCACGTGGAGCAAGGAAAGGAATAGCACGAGTCATTTCAAATACGCCTCCGCCGTTCTCCCAAGGAATGAGGTAACCGCCGTTAATTAACATAGCTTCTAGTTCGCTAAATATCTTATATCTTTGCGATAATACCGTGCAAGCCGCAGCTTGTTTGACTAATTCGTCGTAACCTTCTATTACAAATTTACCGTCGTTAACTTCGCCTTGCGAGGTTAATCTTCCTAATTGAGCTAATGGGTCGCCATACTTAAAGCTGTAACTGTCGCAACTTATGTCAAAGCCCATATATTGATTGCAAGAAACATATTTGTCGTCGCCAGTTTGGAACATTCTTACGTTGATTAATTTATTACCATCTTTATCCGCAAACAAGCCTTCGATAGCCGCTTTAAATACTTGGGCAACTTGAATATCGTTAGAGTCTGGTCCGTGTGTAAATACTAAGTCAATAGGAAGTTTACCGTCCATCTCAAAAGTAATCGAGTTACGCATACTTACCGTGCCGGGCGTTACGCCTTTAATTGTCTTTCCGTCAGCTTCGACAAGTTCGGCAAGAGCAAGAGCGAAATATCTCTTAGCTTCCTCTTCATTATAGATGGTGTCTTTAAGGTCTTTAATAGCCTTTAATTCGGGGTAATCGGTGTAATCAACGCCATTTTCGTCAAAGCATACTCCTTCGGGAATTATTGTGTTAGTGAGCATTGCTTCGGGGTTGATGTTGTTGTAAATACGAGCCATTGCAGTACGGTTCACGCCGTGACGAAGAGCTTTTCTAAAATTATCGTTGTGGATAAAAGTGTCAAACTCTTTGTTAAGCGATTGGAAGTTTTGATAAAACCAGAATGTTACAGTTGATTTATCTTTGAAATTTACATAATCCTTGTATTTAGCGTTGCCTAGATAATTTGCAACTTCGTCGCCCGGAATGTTTGCGCTAGTAAGTTCGCCACGCAAAAACATCTCGATTGTTGTATTTGTGTTAGAAACTTTTTGAAGTTTTATTGTGTCAACCTTCATATTTACAGCGTCATAGTGAGCGGGGTTTTTACTTAGAACAAATTCTACGCCAGTACGCCAGGTCTTTAAGAAGTAAGGTCCGTTGTATAGTAATTTGTCGCAATCTGCGCCAAACATCTCTTTGCAATTTAGCGCAAATTCGATATTAAGGGGCAAAAACAATTCGGTTACTAAGAATGACTCAAAATAAGGAATAGATTGGGTGAGCGTATAGGTAACAGTCTTAGTAGCGTTGTCAGCTTTTACGCCTACAATGGTGTCAAATTGGTCGACAAGTTCCTGACGAGTCGAATTCTTAATGTTAGCAGGTTTCTTATAATCAGGGATAGAAGTGTCGTCCTTAATACGAATATTCTCATAATAAGTTTCAAGTCCGGAAATAACGGTCTTGATCATACTTATGTCCGCCTTAGTATTCTTGTGGTCGGAGTAATATTTCATAGCGTCTGCCCAGTCGGTTGCAAGAACTTCTCTAACTTTCTCGCCCTTACAGTCAAACCAGAAAATGTTATCTCTTAGGTGGAATGTCCACACAGACTTGTCAGCGTTGCTTTCCCAAGTTTCTGCGCTTGCGCCAACATATCTGCCAAAGCGGTCGTTAATAATCAATCCTTCCATAGTGTTAGCGATTATCTTCTTACCCGTTGTATCGGGAAGGTTAAAAGGAGAGATTAAGTTTA
The sequence above is a segment of the Clostridia bacterium genome. Coding sequences within it:
- a CDS encoding ABC transporter permease, producing MMNLQVKLTESMFEKAGFNEKEADNIGYSNYSYWRSTIRTFFKSPISKTLVILAGLFVLMAFFYPMFTSVDPIAPTIINNPELANNAPSAEHIFGTDNLGRDMWTRTWYGTRTSLLLGFVVAFFDITIGVIMGALWGYVEKMDRIMTEIYNVLVNIPQTIYLVLFTYIFTPGFWTIVLAMCVTGWLSVAMFIRNKVVAIRRSEYNIASRCLGTPLGRILSKNILPNLVSLIIMQTALTIPMTIGSEVFLGYIGLGLPGTSVVSLGDLISTGRAVFRFHSYQLWFPTLILSIITISFYVLGNRFADASDPKNHV
- a CDS encoding ABC transporter permease codes for the protein MLLRLMPTDGYFTRDDLFNMTEFEREQYLIDIGVKGNPFVLFGKFFVNLFQGDLGEVLRVDKIHKPIVDLLAERVPYSLAFGGVSMVISMALGFFMGISMAKNKDKLPDLLGTGYVVAVRAIPSLIYLFFIQVYFTRWFGIPMTFSDSNPATWVLPVISLSLSSIAWYAVWLRRFMVDEENRDYVKFARAKGLSERKIMNSHILRNALVPLVQYFPTQLLLTISGSLVIESLYSIPGMGGLLVKAIQEMDNNVVQILVLLFSILGIVGVFLGDIAMAIIDPRIQLTSSSKRKAKKEVKAL
- a CDS encoding ABC transporter substrate-binding protein, producing MKKIVSLTLAILMTITCVFALSACGEENKGKTYYASYAIDLNLISPFNLPDTTGKKIIANTMEGLIINDRFGRYVGASAETWESNADKSVWTFHLRDNIFWFDCKGEKVREVLATDWADAMKYYSDHKNTKADISMIKTVISGLETYYENIRIKDDTSIPDYKKPANIKNSTRQELVDQFDTIVGVKADNATKTVTYTLTQSIPYFESFLVTELFLPLNIEFALNCKEMFGADCDKLLYNGPYFLKTWRTGVEFVLSKNPAHYDAVNMKVDTIKLQKVSNTNTTIEMFLRGELTSANIPGDEVANYLGNAKYKDYVNFKDKSTVTFWFYQNFQSLNKEFDTFIHNDNFRKALRHGVNRTAMARIYNNINPEAMLTNTIIPEGVCFDENGVDYTDYPELKAIKDLKDTIYNEEEAKRYFALALAELVEADGKTIKGVTPGTVSMRNSITFEMDGKLPIDLVFTHGPDSNDIQVAQVFKAAIEGLFADKDGNKLINVRMFQTGDDKYVSCNQYMGFDISCDSYSFKYGDPLAQLGRLTSQGEVNDGKFVIEGYDELVKQAAACTVLSQRYKIFSELEAMLINGGYLIPWENGGGVFEMTRAIPFLAPRGGFGLSRFSYRWMDTQEEPLTTEEYKKYEKEFNDALAALNGAN